GAGATAGCTTGCTGAGCATAAGAAAATTGCCCGTATCCGCTAAGTATGATGGATTTGGATTGAAGTTGAGCTTCAGCTAGATTACGAATGAGCGCCAAACCGTCTCCATTGTCCATTTTAATATCCGTCACGATGATTTCCACGTTCTGCTGCTTGGCAATCTCAAGTGCTTCTTTTCCACTAGCTGCCTCTAGAATGCATTCAATGGATAAATCCATCTCCTGAATGATTTTTCTAATTCCTGCCCGGATAATATCCTCGTCCTCCACGATAAGTAAACGATACATGTTTCACCTGACCTCCTCTATGTTGCCTGATCGATAGGTAGCGTTAATGTAACGATAGTTCCTTGCGCAGGCGAGCTTTCCACCGTTAGCCCTGAGGCTTGACCAAAGTAATAGAGAATACGGTCACTGACATTCGCCAGACCCACTCCATTAGACCGGCTTGGAGCTCCTTGTCCACCTTCGTTCTTAGAAGATGGATGGGATCTTAAATCGGGCTCAAGTGACAGCTGCTTCTGAATATGAGCCAGACGATGGGGATCTATGCCCCTACCGTTATCATGGACAGTGCATCTTAAGATCTGATCAGACATTTTTTCTATGGTGATTTCTATCCTAAAGCTACCCTGAAAATCCTTCATACCGTGCATAATGCAATTTTCCACTAGTGGCTGCAAGAGCAGGTTAGGAATTCGATAAGAGTGAAGATTTTCTGGAACTGTGCTATGCAAAGAAATTCGATTATTGTGCAGCAGATTCTGAATTTGCATGTAGTCTTGAATATGCTCAATTTCAGTTGCGAGAGTGACGGATTCCTTGCCGTTATAAATGTTGTATCTCATTATGCTTCCAAGGGCGGTAATGGCATCGGATAATTGGGGCTGATCACCAGTTTCAGCCATCATTCGAAGCGTCTCCAACGTGTTAAATAGGAAATGAGGGTTAATTTGAGCCTGCAAAGCACTCAGCTCGGCTTCCTTCTGCGATACAAGTGATTTATATACGCGGTTGACCAATTCGTCTATCTGTCCAGCCATGGAATTAATGTTTAAGGCCAGCCAATCGATTTCATCTTCTCCACGGACAGGAATTCGCACTTGGAAGTTACCATTCTGAATCTTTCGGACATGACTAACGATGGTTACGATTTTCTTGATTATTAGGCCTGCTAGCAAAAATGACAAACCAGCGAGCAGAATGGCGAGAAAGACGATGAGTGAAATAAACACGCTTTTGGTCTTCATCCAAGGTCCATCAATTTCAGAGTGCGGAACGAGTCCGACGAAGGAGGTTTGAAGACGCTCAATCGGTTTAATGACATAGCGGTACTTCGAACCATTGTAGGTTAAATCCCCGGCGCCTTCTATGGAAAGGTCAATATGTTGAAGAGTACTCTCCCTCATAACTTCTTGGGGTGAATAGGCTTCCTCCGTCGAACCTGACAGTATTTTCCCCTTCCAGTCAACGGCGATAACTTTGCCAGATTGCGATAAAGTCAAAGCGTTAGACCTGGAGAAAAAATGGCCAAGGTCGATCTCGAACTCCAAGTAAGAGGCCTCATCCGTAAAATCCTCATTAATGGGATAGAACATAGAGTAGACGGGAAGATTTGTTTTCTTGCCATAGGGATATTCCCTTTGGACATGCCAGTGCTCCCAGTAAGGATAAGTGGTCTGTATTTTCTCTTTCATTTCCTGAAACCAGCCTTGGTTAGAGTAAAGTGAAATAGGCAAAAAGAAATCGCTTTCAGGAAGAGTTTCGTTAACGGTGAAAAAACGGAAATCACCTATATCCTTATGTGTGGCCTCGAACCAGGACAGCAGAGACTGAATGGACGTATTCATAACCTCGATCAGCTCAGACTGATCATAATACCTCTTGAGTAGAGATTTCTTCAGGACGATGTTCGTTGAAATCAAGTAACCTGTTTTCTCAATATCATCGACATCGTTATTAACTGTCGCTTCTAGCTGACTCATAGCTTGCTCTATTAATTGAAGTCGCTCGCCACGAACGGGGACGATAACCTTGTTGTATATCCATACCCCACTGATGGATACAGGAATTAGAACAATTAAGATGTAGGAAAGAAATAGCTTCGACTTGAAGCTGAGCCTTCTAAATCGGTTTGGTAGCAGTCTAATCCTCATGATAGTTCACCCTATTTCATTGTAGGTGATGCCGTTTATTTCGTCTATATAGCTCTTATTCTCCGAATATAAGAGCTATAAATAGTCGACTAAACCTAAAAATATTCTCCTGATTTCATTTGAAAAAGCGCTTACAATTTATTAAAGGCTTCATCATATGACCAGCAGAGAGAAGGAAGGTGGATTTCAATTGCACCTCAACAAAACCAAAAAGATACGTAAATGGGATAACCAGCTGATTTTGCAGCTCATGATTTTGCCAGCTTTATTAACGTTATTGATTTTCAGT
This portion of the Cohnella abietis genome encodes:
- a CDS encoding sensor histidine kinase — translated: MRIRLLPNRFRRLSFKSKLFLSYILIVLIPVSISGVWIYNKVIVPVRGERLQLIEQAMSQLEATVNNDVDDIEKTGYLISTNIVLKKSLLKRYYDQSELIEVMNTSIQSLLSWFEATHKDIGDFRFFTVNETLPESDFFLPISLYSNQGWFQEMKEKIQTTYPYWEHWHVQREYPYGKKTNLPVYSMFYPINEDFTDEASYLEFEIDLGHFFSRSNALTLSQSGKVIAVDWKGKILSGSTEEAYSPQEVMRESTLQHIDLSIEGAGDLTYNGSKYRYVIKPIERLQTSFVGLVPHSEIDGPWMKTKSVFISLIVFLAILLAGLSFLLAGLIIKKIVTIVSHVRKIQNGNFQVRIPVRGEDEIDWLALNINSMAGQIDELVNRVYKSLVSQKEAELSALQAQINPHFLFNTLETLRMMAETGDQPQLSDAITALGSIMRYNIYNGKESVTLATEIEHIQDYMQIQNLLHNNRISLHSTVPENLHSYRIPNLLLQPLVENCIMHGMKDFQGSFRIEITIEKMSDQILRCTVHDNGRGIDPHRLAHIQKQLSLEPDLRSHPSSKNEGGQGAPSRSNGVGLANVSDRILYYFGQASGLTVESSPAQGTIVTLTLPIDQAT